TTTGTACCCTCTTCTGAAAAGATGAAGAAGGCCCAATCGTTACTATTCGGAGATGTCAATGTTTGATTGACTAATGATGTAGATTGATTTGTGAATTCTCCTGTAACAGGATTGTATATTCTGTACTTCCAGTTACCTGCTGGGATGTTCACAGTCGCAGTGCCTCCTTTGCTCAGGTAAGCGACATATTTTTTTTCTGTATTGCTTCCCAATAACCAGTTAGAGGCGCTGTTGGAAATATTTTGGTCCATTGGTTCCATTGACTGAAATGGAAGGTAGCCGTAAAATAAATTAAGTGCATACTTTCCATAATTCCAGAATTTGTCTCTGCTTCTGAAATCTTCACAATCTAAATCATCAATAGCTCTGGAGTTGTCATAACCGAAATACCAGTCATTTCCGCCGCCTCCTCCGGTAAGGTTTCCCCATAAAACGTTTTTTCTTAAGGTTACCTGATTATTAACTGCCGGGCTGTCTGGATTTAATCCTCCGTTCACTTCATCATGTTCTATAACCCATTTATATCCCGCTTGAGCAGATAGGTTTCTCCATTTTATCGGAAGGCTATGACCGACTGTGTTTGGTTGTTGTAGGGATGTTCCATCAAAATTTATATCTCCCAGCAAAGGTGTATACAATTGATCCGGTGAAGTGGAATTAGCTTTTGTATGCACTTTAACAGGGTGTTTATATGGATCGTTTTTTTTGAAGAAAGCGGCGTCAGCTTTTAATTGGGCAGTACTCCTGTTAGTTTCTTCTCCAAGATTCCATAATACGGCATTATGATGTGAAAACCTTGCAATCATCTCCCTATAATAGATAATACGTTCAATACCAAGATTACCGTTGTTGAGCATGCGATCATTTTCAGCTTCCTGAAAAACAAGTTGCAAGGTGATTCCTTTTTTTTCCATATGAGAAAATACAATCTCCCACTGATCTAGCTTGCTCACATCATAGCGTTTTGTTTCCGTATATGTTGTCCATGGATAAACTTCACGTCCATCTCCATTTACATTCATAAGCAGAAAGAAAAATTCACTGATATCTTTTGATGATAAATAATTGATAGCTCCTATGATACCTTTTCCTAAGCCATTTTTCCATGTAGTATCTCCGGCTTTCCAATCAGAAAGATGAGGGGCATAATGATGAAGACCATCCGGAAGGTTATTAACTGTGCCGCCAGTGTGATCCTGGGTATTGTCAAATTCCCAGTATGCTAAGAAGTTTTCAGGACTTCCTGCTCCGTTTTTAAGAAAGTATGTACCTGTTCCTTTGAATTTATAATAATGCTCGTTATGATGTTCAAGCCATCCTTTCCCTCTGAAATCTTTTCCGCTTTTGTCAGATGCTGATACAGAAAAAGACCCTGTTGTTCCGTCTATAGTAGCGATGGCACTTCCTGCAAGAGAGTCAGATGATGCTGCGATATTTGTACCATATCTGAATGAAGTTTTGTAGCTCCATGTACCTGTTTCAGGCGGATTGAAATTTACTTTCCATTTGTTGCCAGTGCTGTCAGAAGTATTGTGTGCATTACCGTCTGTTGCATAATATCCTGGAACGATATAGGTATGATTTCCTGAAGTGAAATATACGTTTAACCTATAATCGCTAAAAGGATTGATAATATCTTTTTCTGAAGTTGAAGGTCCTGTAAAAGTCAAAGTTACTTTATGCCATTGTTTCAATTCTCCTGTGATGGAAGGCTGAGATAGTATGACCAAAGGAGAAATGAAAAGATATATGAATGTTATTGATTTACTGAAGTTATAATTCATGGATTGGTTAGATTACAAGTGTGTAACCATCTTTTTTTTGTGAATGTTTTTGGCAGGGAAAAGGCTTTGCTTGTCAAATTTTTTAATAATTGTCGGGGCTTTATATAACGTTTAAACAAACGTAAAACGAGCATCGTTATACTTTTGAAAAGCCTGTAAATCCTACGTTTTATCGAAATACTATGAAAATTAATAACAATATATTATTGCTAACAATAATTTTATTTTTGTCAAGTGTGTCTTATTCTTTTGGAGGAGATGAAATACCGGAAAATAAAAAGAAGAATAAAGTAAAGAATAAAGAGAATGCCCCGATTGGGTTAACATATAAGTCTGGTTTTAAAGGGAAGGACGATGGATTTCATGATTACTTTCTTACAGTTCAGCTTGGAGGTTTCTGGGCTTACAATGATGCTTCGGTGAAACTTAATTCACCTGAACTTGAAGGGACAGATATTGATCTTGAAAGGGATTTTGACTTAAGTAATAATAAGTTTTTCCCAAGAGCTGATGTGATCTTCAGAATAGGAAAACGTCATCAGATAGCAGCTTCTTTTTTTAGTCTTTCCAGAAAGAATTCTCTGGTGCTTGATAGGACAGTGTCGTTCGGTGATACTACGTTTTATGTAAACTCTGGTCTTGATGCAAAATTCAGACTTAATTCCTACGGTCTGGATTATAGATTTTCTATTATTAAAACTCCACTGTGGGAAGCAGGTGTATTGCTTGGTGCCAAAGCATTTGATGTATATGCCAGAGCAGAAGCACATCTGAATGGTTTTAGCTATGGGGTTACAAAGCAATATTGGGCTCCCGTTCCTCTGCCAGGTGTACACGCTTTGGTTAATCTTGGTAAACATGTTGTACTACGAGGTATCGGAGACTATTTTCAACTTAATATAAATGACTGGGATTTTAAAGTATGGGAAGTAAGACCAGGAATTGAAATTTATCCGATAGAGAATGTTGGTCTTTCATTTTACTACCATTACCTTGTAGCAGATGTGAACAGAGTACCCGAAGAAGATATAAATGGTTATTTTAAGTATAAAATTAGTGCTGTTACCGGCCAGCTTGCTGTAAGATTCTAGTCAAAGTTAAATGATATCATTTGATATTGAGCCATTAAAATAAAAAGGTTTTAATAGGATTTGTTTTTCAGGAATTGTTCAAAAAACGATTTTAAATTATTGACAGTTTTAAAAACGAGTGGTAACTCTAAAATAAGATTATGAAAAAGGTCAATATATTTAATAGGATAGTTTTGATGTGTGGAATGCTGTTTGTTTGTGCAGCAAGTGTGTTTGCTCAAATATCATCAGATAAGGATCCGAATGCTGATTTCAGTCAGTTTAAAACCTTTGGCTTTAAACCCGGAACGGTTATAAATCAGGGAAAGACTGAAACGAATAATACCATTATGGATAATAAAGTTGATAACGCAGTTGCATCTGAGTTAACAGCGAAGGGGTTAAAAAGAGATGATAATAATCCTGATCTTATAATTACTTATTCAGCCGGTGCTCAAGAGAAAACAGAGCTTGAAGATGCAGGTCCTGGTTTTGCAGGTCCAGGTATATATGTAGCAGACGACTGGTGGGCGGATTCTTATGACGAGTTCTGGGCAAATACCTATAACGAAGGAACCTTAATGATCGATGTAAAAGATGCTCAAACAAATGATCTTGTTTATAGAGTATATGGCGCAGGCGAGGTTAAGAAGAAATCAAGCAAGCAGGATAAAGAAATCAACAAGATTGTTCAAAAGGGATTTAAAAAGTTCCCTACTCAATAACGATCGATTACTTTGATAACGGAAACAGGTTGCAATTGATGCAACCTGTTTTTGTTTATGGGGGGCACTCCCTTACGGATAACAATTTATTGTTGACGAGCCTTATTTTAAAGGGAAGAATTTGAAAGTTATGGCTTTATATCAAAAAGATGATCATCGCAGTAATTTGTTGGATGATATTTATGCATCTCCTGATCTTGGTGTGTCTATGCCAAAATACAGGATACCTGAGGAAGAACATGATCCAAGGGTTGCATATGCTGCAGTACACGATGAACTGATGCTTGACGGTAATTCAAGGCAGAATCTGGCTACTTTCTGTCAGACATATCTGGATCCTGAAATACATAAGTTAATGGATGAATCGGTCGATAAGAACATGATTGATAAGGATGAGTATCCTCAGACTGCAGAAATTGAATCTCGCTGTGTGGCTATGATTGCTGATTTGTGGCATTCTCCGGATGCAGCGAATACAATAGGATGTTCAACTACCGGATCAAGTGAGGCAGCCATGTTAGGAGGATTGGCTATGAAATGGAAGTGGAGGGCAAAAAGACAAGCTCAAGGCAAGACAACTGATAAGCCAAATCTTATCTGTGGGCCTGTTCAGGTATGCTGGCATAAGTTTGCACGTTATTTCGATGTGGAACTTAGGGAAATACCGATGGAGCATGGAAGATTATTGATGTCCCCGGAAGAAGTACTCAAAAGATGTGACGAAAATACCATAGGGGTTGTACCTACTTTAGGGGTAACCTTTACACTTCAGTTTGAAGATGTTAAAGGTATCAGCGAAGCTCTTGATCAGTTGCAGAAAGATACGGGACTGGATATACCAATACACGTCGACGCTGCAAGCGGTGGATTTGTCGCTCCATTCCTGTATGAGGAACTGCTATGGGATTTCAGATTATCAAGGGTGAAATCAATTAACGCATCAGGACATAAGCATGGCTTATCCCCCCTTGGAGTTGGTTGGGTAGTTTGGAGAGAAAAGCATGATCTTCCGGAAGAGTTGATATTTAATGTTAATTACCTTGGCGGTAATATGCCTACATTTGCTTTAAACTTCAGCAGACCAGGAGGACAGATCATTGCTCAGTATTATAATTTTCTAAGGCTGGGAAGAGAAGGGTATAGAAGAATTCATCAGTCATGTATAGATACAGGAATCTACCTTGCTGAAGAAATAGCAAAGTCTGGTCTTGTAGAAATTATCTATGATGGAAGAGGAGGACTTCCCGGATGTTGTTATAAGCTTAAGGAAGGTCTGAATACCAATTACACTTTGTATGACCTTTCGGACAGGCTTAGAGCAAGGGGGTGGCAAATTGCTTCGTATTCTTTGCCTTCCAATGCTCAGGATGTAGTGATTCAAAGGATATTGGTAAGACATGGTTTTACTCATGACCTTGCCAATCTTCTATTGGAGGACATAAACCGATCAGTTGATTTCTTCAAAGCACACCCTGTTGTAGAGCCTATGACAAGGGAAGAAGCAGGAGGATTTAATCACTCCTAAATTGAAAGAAATATTGCATTCGTTCGGTATATTTTCAGAACGAATGCTTTTTTTGTGCATGTATCCTGTTTAAACATTTTTTTACTTGTCTTGTTGACTTATCAGTTTCAATAAAATCAGCCTTTACAGAAGATGTGGAGGTTCATATTCTTCACTTATATCTAAATCTAATGTTTAAATTCAAGGATGAAGGTCCAAAGGTAAAAAAAGATGAGATTCCTGTTAAGCAAGGTACCATTACTACTTTTGGAATTAGCATGATGACGTGTGCTTGCGTGTTAAGCTTAAGAGGATTGCCTGTGATCGCTAAGGAAGAATTAACTATGTTTTTCTATATAGGATTTTCAACACTTTTATTTTTGATTCCAGTATCCCTTGTATCGGCTGAATTGGGAGGCGCTTTTGGAGGCAGGGCAGGTGGAGTTTATACCTGGGTAGGAGAAGCCTTTAATAAGAAAACAGGTTTTATTGCTATCTGGTTGGAATGGGCGCAGACAATCGTATTATACCCTACAGTCCTCGGCTTTGCATCAGGAGCCTTTGGTTACGCCCTTGGTAGGCCGGATTTGGCAAGCAATGGAATGTTTGTTGGTTTGTTTTCAATTTTTATATATTGGGTTGCCACTTTTATTGTATTCAGAGGTTCAGCAGTTATTCAGAAAGTAACTAGCTATGGATTTCTATTAGGGACTGTTATTCCAGGATTATTGATTATAGGGTTTGGTGTGACATGGATGGTAATGGGTGAGGACATCGCATTTCTACATCCTGATCCTAGTGATGCCACTGTAAGTAAGATTATCGATGGAAAAGCAGAGCCTCGTGTCTTTCCTTATTTTAAAAGCATTACAGATGTAGCATTTCTTGCAGGTATCGTTTTGCTGTTTTCAGGAGTAGAGTCTCAAGCTGTACATGCAAATGAGTTGAAAAATCCTGCAAAGCAATTTCCTCAGGCTATGTTACTCGCAGCTTTGATAATATTCAGTATTTTTACTTTAGGAGCATTATCAGTCGGTGCTGTAATTCCAGGCCAACAGATTAATGTACAATCTGGATTAATGCAGGCATTCTATAAAATTTTTAATAAGTTCCATCTCGGGTGGCTGACTTATATTTCAGGTTTGTTAGTGACCTTTGGTGCTATAGCAAGTGTCCTTTCCTGGCTGTCCGGTCCGAGTAAGGGACTTCTTGTTACTGCTAAAGATAGAATACTGCCAGATATGATGAGTAAGACTAATAACAAGGGAATTCAAACTGGAATACTTTATTTTCAGGGGTCATTTGTTACCATATTGGCTTCACTATATATCTTTCTGGAGGATGTAAATGTGGCATTCTTTCTTTTGACAGTTCTTACTGTTGGTCTGTATCTGATCATGTATATGTTGATGTATGCTGCTGCCATAAGATTAAAATACACTCAACCTAATCTTCCTAGGTCCTATAAAATTCCTGGTGGAAAGACAGGTATGGTAGTCGTTGCCGGGGCTGGTTTTCTTGCCGTTTTATTTGCCTTTATACTCGCTTTCGTACCTCCATCTCAGCTGCCTATAGGAAGTCCCGCTTCTTATGTAGGAATGGTGATTGGAGGAACAGCATTCTTTACAGGACTTCCCTTTTTGATTTTTTATGTGAAAAGAAAAAGAGGGACAGATCTGAGTGGCAAACCTAATGTGTGAAAATTTAAAAAGATAGTGAGATGATTCATACGGGGTTTAATATTGATTGCTATAGCAAGTTAATGTGTGTCAAATTTTTTAAAAGCAACCTTTAATTCTTTGTTTAGTGCGTTAACAGCATATCTGGATTCAAATACAAGCATGACGCTTGCTCCGAATAGAAGAACAACGCCAATCAATCCTAACACCAGTGGAACTGCATAGAAATTTAAAGGAGTGAGTTTAATTATTGCAAGAAAGATACTTGTAGCGAAGAAATCACAAAGTGCTAAGTACTGGAACCATAAGCTTTGTTGAAGGTATTTTGAACGAATGGCCATCATATGTAATATCTCTAATGTATGACGCGTTTCTTCATCTGAATTTATCTTTTGTGATTTACTATTATAGTCAAGGTTTATAATCTTCAATAACTCTCTAACCCTGTCTATTACCTTGCCGGATCTTGTGCTTGTTGATAATATCAGACTTAGTGTTGCCATGATTAATATAACAGGGATAATCATAGCAGACAGGATAGCTACGGTTTCCTGAAATTTATCTTTGTCCATATATTATCTGATTAAATTCATTGTTTTTATTACGTTGTCAATAGTTTTCTACAGGATTCATTTTACCGTATTTCTCAAAGGATTTCTGTAGTAATGTAAGGCTTGAAACATCCAGGTTGACAATTCCTGTTAATGGTCTGTCAAGATCAGTAATAAGCAACATGATTGAAGATATAATTATACCAAGGCTAATTGAAAATTTAAGTTTTATAATTTTTGAGTATCCATGATAATAGCCGGTTGAGAAAAACGAAAATATTGCAATTAAAATCAATATGTACATTATTGTAATAGGTGCGCGGTTTTCAAGTGCTGAGGAAATGCTATCGCTAATGTCTACAATGTTGTTCAATGACTGGATAATAAGACTTGTGTTAACGTTGGGCTCCAGTTTTCCTATCTTAGCGGATTTCGCCCAGATTGTTACCTGAAGATTTATCAGCTCAGTTTGTATTTCATCTTGCCTTTCAGGAGTGCTCCTTATCTTATATTGATTGTAATACTGGATCCTGGTTGCCAGATATTTTTTTAAGAGGTTTCTGAGGTTATCTTTTAGAGTACTATCCTTGAGCAGACCCACTCTGAAATAAGCCGTCCCTATACTTGTAGCCTCTTTATTGATCAATCCTCTTCTTTCTTCAAATCTTGTAGATGATACGCTAAATGAAAAGGCCAGCAATATGCCTAGCAGAGATAGGGAACCACTTTGAATAGACGAGATTATAAAAAAATCATTACTGTTTGTAGTTTCTTTGCTAAAGAATTTCCTTCCCTGGCGAAATCCGAAGAGATAAGATATGATGAGTAGTATTAATACTATCAGTATGGATATCCATTCGTCTTTAAATGTAAAGGAATCATTGGTAAGAAAATATTTCATAAATCAGAACTCTACTGTACACAAAACCTGAAATTTAATTACATGTTCTGATTTCAATTTTTAATAATTGAGATAAGTTTTTATTTCACTGGGATGATAAAAAAACAAAATTAATTAAGCTCGTTGTAACATTTTTATACCATCCCTGTTTGGCTTGAAACATCCTGATACCAGATAGGAGAAGAAGATATCATGACTTCTGACCTAAAGCATTTAACTATATCTATAGAAATTATGAAAATTATAAAATCAAACGTAAAGAAGTCAATACTGGGAGGACTCATTATCCTATTATTAATCAGCATAGGTTTTTTCTCTTTTATTCAGAATAAAGAAAAAGCAACGGAAGAAGAAATCAAAGCAGCAGTAAAAGAGGCTTATGATAAATTTAAAACTTTAAAGGGAGGAAAGAATGCAGATTATATACCATACCTGGCAAAG
The genomic region above belongs to Sporocytophaga myxococcoides DSM 11118 and contains:
- a CDS encoding Ig-like domain-containing protein, translating into MNYNFSKSITFIYLFISPLVILSQPSITGELKQWHKVTLTFTGPSTSEKDIINPFSDYRLNVYFTSGNHTYIVPGYYATDGNAHNTSDSTGNKWKVNFNPPETGTWSYKTSFRYGTNIAASSDSLAGSAIATIDGTTGSFSVSASDKSGKDFRGKGWLEHHNEHYYKFKGTGTYFLKNGAGSPENFLAYWEFDNTQDHTGGTVNNLPDGLHHYAPHLSDWKAGDTTWKNGLGKGIIGAINYLSSKDISEFFFLLMNVNGDGREVYPWTTYTETKRYDVSKLDQWEIVFSHMEKKGITLQLVFQEAENDRMLNNGNLGIERIIYYREMIARFSHHNAVLWNLGEETNRSTAQLKADAAFFKKNDPYKHPVKVHTKANSTSPDQLYTPLLGDINFDGTSLQQPNTVGHSLPIKWRNLSAQAGYKWVIEHDEVNGGLNPDSPAVNNQVTLRKNVLWGNLTGGGGGNDWYFGYDNSRAIDDLDCEDFRSRDKFWNYGKYALNLFYGYLPFQSMEPMDQNISNSASNWLLGSNTEKKYVAYLSKGGTATVNIPAGNWKYRIYNPVTGEFTNQSTSLVNQTLTSPNSNDWAFFIFSEEGTNISPTVNLTSPTSNQTFGSTQTINIIANAQDANGTISKVEFYLDDSLIFTDLISPYTYSTGGLTIGTHDIKVKATDNALATASDSVNIIIKDFPNQVPSVNITSPEDNSEITYGTNFTINATATDNDGYIKYVEFYQNNLLIGTDSIASYAVDINNLPQGTYHFMAKAYDDSLAFATDSVLIKVIKKPNQLPLAHITFPANLSNFTTGANTTVTATASDPDGVIKYMEFYFDNLLLGKDSVPSYSFPILNLQTGTHIIRIKAYDDSTAYSQDSVQISVTSGPDYLQSFTLINANTEQPVAGFDPIPNNSIINRNVTGGNLNIRANTAPSGFGCIKFELDGVSGRIENTAPYAMTGDNNGNYNSWTPPLGVHRLKGYAYSQTNAQGTLLDTLTIFFTVTSTATLSARESSQQYSIYPNPFENELKITFINEEEIVAEAVLVSTLGFKYFAEVQKTNAGTFRILPPVIKTGIYMLEVTTERGTIIRATIQK
- a CDS encoding DUF4136 domain-containing protein translates to MKKVNIFNRIVLMCGMLFVCAASVFAQISSDKDPNADFSQFKTFGFKPGTVINQGKTETNNTIMDNKVDNAVASELTAKGLKRDDNNPDLIITYSAGAQEKTELEDAGPGFAGPGIYVADDWWADSYDEFWANTYNEGTLMIDVKDAQTNDLVYRVYGAGEVKKKSSKQDKEINKIVQKGFKKFPTQ
- a CDS encoding glutamate decarboxylase, with product MALYQKDDHRSNLLDDIYASPDLGVSMPKYRIPEEEHDPRVAYAAVHDELMLDGNSRQNLATFCQTYLDPEIHKLMDESVDKNMIDKDEYPQTAEIESRCVAMIADLWHSPDAANTIGCSTTGSSEAAMLGGLAMKWKWRAKRQAQGKTTDKPNLICGPVQVCWHKFARYFDVELREIPMEHGRLLMSPEEVLKRCDENTIGVVPTLGVTFTLQFEDVKGISEALDQLQKDTGLDIPIHVDAASGGFVAPFLYEELLWDFRLSRVKSINASGHKHGLSPLGVGWVVWREKHDLPEELIFNVNYLGGNMPTFALNFSRPGGQIIAQYYNFLRLGREGYRRIHQSCIDTGIYLAEEIAKSGLVEIIYDGRGGLPGCCYKLKEGLNTNYTLYDLSDRLRARGWQIASYSLPSNAQDVVIQRILVRHGFTHDLANLLLEDINRSVDFFKAHPVVEPMTREEAGGFNHS
- a CDS encoding APC family permease — encoded protein: MFKFKDEGPKVKKDEIPVKQGTITTFGISMMTCACVLSLRGLPVIAKEELTMFFYIGFSTLLFLIPVSLVSAELGGAFGGRAGGVYTWVGEAFNKKTGFIAIWLEWAQTIVLYPTVLGFASGAFGYALGRPDLASNGMFVGLFSIFIYWVATFIVFRGSAVIQKVTSYGFLLGTVIPGLLIIGFGVTWMVMGEDIAFLHPDPSDATVSKIIDGKAEPRVFPYFKSITDVAFLAGIVLLFSGVESQAVHANELKNPAKQFPQAMLLAALIIFSIFTLGALSVGAVIPGQQINVQSGLMQAFYKIFNKFHLGWLTYISGLLVTFGAIASVLSWLSGPSKGLLVTAKDRILPDMMSKTNNKGIQTGILYFQGSFVTILASLYIFLEDVNVAFFLLTVLTVGLYLIMYMLMYAAAIRLKYTQPNLPRSYKIPGGKTGMVVVAGAGFLAVLFAFILAFVPPSQLPIGSPASYVGMVIGGTAFFTGLPFLIFYVKRKRGTDLSGKPNV
- a CDS encoding DUF2721 domain-containing protein, whose product is MDKDKFQETVAILSAMIIPVILIMATLSLILSTSTRSGKVIDRVRELLKIINLDYNSKSQKINSDEETRHTLEILHMMAIRSKYLQQSLWFQYLALCDFFATSIFLAIIKLTPLNFYAVPLVLGLIGVVLLFGASVMLVFESRYAVNALNKELKVAFKKFDTH